The genomic window CGGgacggggcggtgggggggggggggggaggcaagctcataagctttttttttttttaaatagagcagttcttttattcatatttttttaacttaagtttttattttattgtactgAAAAAAtcttgagatctactctcttaacagaTTTTAAGTGCAcgatacaatattgttaactataggcacaatGTTTTATGGTAGTTCTCTAGAAGGTATTCATGTTGCATTATTGAAACTTTATACCTATTGATCAGcagctcccctctccccccccccaccccttgcccctggcaaccacaacTGTGCTATTTCCAGGACTGACAATTTTAGATATTTCAAATAAGTAGAATCATGaggtatttgttcttctgtgactggcttaaaGGGATATATGTTCAGATTAATTTAAATAACTTCATAATGATTTTAAAtcccattaaagaaaataaatgtccactgagtttttcattcagtttgataACCATGCTGCCTGTTTAGTGAAATTTTCCATACTTTCAGATTTACCAAGATACTACTCCatcttaaaaacacatttttctctccAGTTATGCTTTCTGTCCTtcaaaagcaaatgcaaatattttgtccaaaATTAAGACTTCTCCTACAGCTTACACCATGCCTTCATAATGATGTCTGACTTATCAAAACATGAGTTATCTCATTATCTCCCATTTTAGAGTATCAGGAGTgtgtatttcttctgttttcttcgtAGTAACTCACCCAGTGCTGGGCACAAATCAGTAGCTTATTATGCATGTACAATTGATTGatatatacattcttttctaGCCTTAACCAAGTGAAGGAATCATCCCCCTGTGGAATGGCCTTGAATGATGATTCAGAAACGAGTCCATACTTGAAACACTTCAGTGTGTCTGAACTATGAAATTTCCTCATTTggtaagataaaatttatttacataactATATTATAACCCTAAACTCTAATTAGTAGCGGGAAAATGAGATGACAACAGTAAACATGGAAATCTGGTAAACAACCCTGCTTCACATATCAATTTAGGCTCCTGGCAATAGCGAATGGGAAGTCGAAAACTTTTTTGGCGCTTACCCTGTCTTATATTTGTAATAGTTGTGCATACATGAAAACATGCGTTTGTAAAAGCACTTCTTGTAGTTTTAATTTAGATTTGCAGATGATATTATATGTGGTGTGGAGCTAAGAAGAGATAAATATTCCAGTCTGAAAAGATAATCCACCAAAGCAGAAATCCATTAAAATCCTTAAATTATTccatctaaatttcttttttttagtatattacCTTGGATGATTTTATGTCAACATAAAATACCACACTTCTATCATTTTCATGGGTTAAATGTAGCAAATAAAATTCTTCTTCCATAAAGTAAATCTTGAGTGTGTTGGATTCAAATATATGCCAATGGCCTTTCTTGCCTAACATTATTTTCTATagtatttttcatcatttctgaTTCCCCAAACACACATAATTATTCTTCTGTTCTGACCACTTCAGGCTTTCTTACCATTTTTGCCTCATCTCTTTTTTTACAGCTGGCTGTTTTCTTGTATTACCTATTTGTTCTACTCTCAAAATTGAATTGCCATCTCATAGAGCTAGGTCTTTACTCCCCGGAATTCTATAGAGCAAGAGAAGAACACTGGTGATATAAGTAGCAAAAACAAAGTATTTACTTTCCCTGGAATATAATAAGAAGAATGCCACAGACCctatataataacaaaatttcatttcttttctatttctttttccaaaaacaGGAATATAAATATTTAGTGCCAAAAAAGCTATATTTGTTGAGATGTCTTGCATATTGTATTTCCTAAAGCGAATGGAGTTACAATCACACTTGAAAATGTACTAgttgttaaaacaaaattaagtttgGACAGACCCATTGTTTAATAAATTATGCTGTGGCTAGGAACCCCCACTAAACTGATTTGCTAAGCAATATGTTACACAAAATCTCCAACCTACATACCTTGTCCTTCAACTCTGCATCTTAAATATATAATAGTAAATGCTCATGATCTTTGAGTCATTCTCCAAAAATATTATTGGGTTACCACTAAGTCATTGAACTTGATTTGTATCTACGTTAGTTAATTAACCTTAACATTTTACAGAACAGTCAAGCTAATGTTGGACTTTGGAAGACCAAACAACATTTTGTAATAAGTATTACCATTAAACTAGCATCATTAAAAAAAGGCCATTAGCAGCACTTCAAATTTGTGGATATCACCTACCAAACCACAAATCAAATTAGCATGTTCTTCATTCTTTATTAGCTGTTAACATTAGACAGAATTCCCTGTTAAAAGTCGAGATTAGCTGGCATGGGTTTAGTATTTGTCATTGATCGAGTTTATACAAAAGCACGTGctaaatgttaattatatctatTAATGGGTCTTTGCACTGTAATTGTAAAATGTCTTGCcgagaatacattttatttaagacTACAAGCACCACTCATCACTTATCAGTATCTTTGTCAGATACATATTTTGATCTTAAGCAAGGTCAAATTGAAATAATTCAACTCATTTATATAAACATGTGAATGAATAGTTACAGATATGCTTATATCATCAATTTAAATGACTTCTACAAAAATAAGGTCAAAGATTAGGAATCTATCTTGATCTTGAAACCAGGGAATCAATAAAGTTGGCTGCCTTTTGATCTCCATCCTTGATCACATTGGATCCAAGGCAGAAATGGTTACCTTGGTTAATGGCTTCTTAAAATAGGtaagtttgttttttgctttgtttttgttttttttttaaggcaaggaagattttatttaagcctactgcaaaagagaagagagattaAACTCAATTCTATAGAAACAAAAGGTTGGAGAATTTTCAGTGCTGAGTGAAATCGCAAAAAAGTATTAAAGGACAGGAGGGGAATATAATCCAGGCTTTTCCAAGAATCTCTTTACGGTGTTCTGGAAAGAATCATAAATTCTGACTTCATGCACAGCATTAAACAAAGACAAAGATTTTTTAAGTGGTTAATAAAGTTCAGTGGAATCAACAGTCCTACCTATATATCGCAGGTTTCTAAGAAAGCCACCTCTCAAGATTAACTGTATAATTGGATGAGTTATCAATACATTCTTTAAGAGAAACTGGGTTGAGTCCATATCATTCACCTTCACTGCCTGATGATAAGCTCTGTGGCTTGGATCTGATAGTGTGGATCTGGCATTAGGAAcaacacctgcgtggctcagtgggttaagtgtctgactcctgatattgtttcaggtcatgaccttgtagtCATGTGATcgagccttgcatctggctcacgctgagcatggagactgcttaggattctctcttaccctctgccccttccctgattgttcattcgttccctctctctctctcaaaataaataaataaaattaaaaaaaaaaaaaaaaaagaaacaacttccagaggaaaaaatgatccacttaaaaaaaaaaaaagaagaagggatcATTGATGAAATTATGTTTTTCTAGAAACACTTGTTGAAATCCTTGGTGCCTAGCTGAAAGCTAAGCCCCAGTCAcctaaacaaatttatttaagcAAGAGATATATTAAAAGCATCTACAAAGCTTGTCAGTAATAACTCCATAATGTCAGGATGAagactctttaaaattaaaattctagaaaaaagaaaaaaaattgaggaccATAATTTTATTCtactgataaataaaatgtttgccaTTTCTAAAATTTCGTATTTCAACTTAGTGACTAAAATATAGTAAGAGTTTTATTAAACTAGGAACTAGTGATTGATCTAGAAtactccaaagaatacatacacagAGATAGTATGCCAATAATTCTACCCGTTCTTACCAATTTTCACAAGATATCTAAATTTCTAAAGCTGGAATTTGGCAATATTCCTTCCTTAGCAAGAATTAAATCAATTTAATAGCATAGGGCAAATGTTTTAAATGGAGCTTGGCAGAATAAGCTATTCCATCAAATCAATGTCagttgttttttgtctgtttgtttgtttgttttcccttcttcttcgTCTTCTACACTGTTCCCAAAAGAAGGTTTATGGTTTGGTAAAAGTCCTGAACAGCAGAATAGAGAAGGAAAGACCGCCTCTCAAATAAAGAAGTACAGATCCATTATTAACAAAAATCAAGACATTTCCAGGAGAAAACATCCtaagtaaaatgaataaacaaaacaaaacaaaacacccatttGGTCATATTTAAGGGCTACCTTGTGAGTTCACTTAATAATATTCAATATTACTTTAGTGACATGTAATATACTTTTATATAGATCACAAGTGCTATCTAATACAAGAGGGTTCAATAactgaaatgattaaaaaatataatgagaaaaaattcCTACCAAAGGAATAAAGTTTATGAGCTAATGTGGGCAGGATCACATTCAATGCAAGGCCTCTGGGAAAATCCTTCCTTAAGTATGCAAGGTATTCATTTGCTTCTATATTACTATCTTTCAGTAAAATACATGTCCCAACAAAACACATCCCAATAAGGGGAGTATTAGCAATATGAGAaccaacataaaataaatattcatccGAAGTTACCCCCCGACACACACGCATCTGAAGATGGATATTATAATCTCTGCTTTGCTTGATTCCATCATGATACCACACTCAGTAACTGTCCATCTTTATAATATGACATCAAAGAGATGTAAAGACATTGGAAGGCATCTTCAGGAAtatctgttccctctgcccatcttcccctgccccctcaccctcACTCTACACTTTTAGCAGGAGAATGTAGTTTTGGAGAGAACATACTTGGCATTTGACATATCACATAACATTTACACAAGAGTTAACCATTTTTAGAACAAactgtattacatattttttcctggaaattcAACCAACATAATCATTCATTTTAATACCCTTTGTTGTCCTGCAGATATTAtagtttcctcccttccctccttccttccttccttctttccttccttccttccttccttccttccttccttccttccagtttgGACATTGCTCATTGACTCAAACTTTCTGCTTTGCATTTGGTGAGTGCAATGCCCCCTCCTAGGTAAGGAAGGAGAAATAGCTCTAAATAGCAGCTGTCAATGGAAGAATCATCACACAACCAGGCACTCGGTGTTACGACATTGGCAAGTGTCACTGTAAAGTGTCAATAGGAAGAGTAAATTTTTCCCAATCCTTTTCCCTAACCTGTTCCTTGTCAAAGAGGATGCTTGAACAGAACCTTATTCTCTCTCCGTCACTATTATCAGTAGGGTAAAAGGGTTCACTTAATCATGGAAAGTAAAATCAGACTAGAACTAAATAAGAGCTATATGACTTTTCCCATAGTTGggataaaactaaaaaaagtttAGTTTTAGTTggcataaaactaaaaaaagcaGAATTGGTCATGAAGTCATAATTAAGCATTAGCATATAAGCAGAAACATTATCTTATATTGTCACAGAAACACAGTATCAGATACAAGCAGCAAAAAAAATGTTCCAGTCAAGCCCTGGTAGCCAGGAAATTCTTTTCAAAGGTGTTTCCTTTTTGGGCTTTCCCAATTTGTACTCAGTAAAGAAGTTAGGGACCTAATGTGAGGGTTTAAATATTCACTTTcaacaaataagtaagtaaataaatatctccttttttttgtatgtataccATGTGATTGAAAACAGAATGCACATTTTCAACCCATCGTAAGTAGTTTGATAAACTGTGTCACAAAACTCATTCTATCATAACCTCTATAATGTACTTAAAGTATGcaacagtacaaaaaaaaacaaaaccaaatcaagATCTCTATATAGACCATATTGATAAGTGGCACGTGAGGGAGCACTGGTATTTTTTAAGGGGCCTTTACAGTAAATATTCCATTCCTTGTAtgccttttcattaaaaaaaaatgcatacgcTCTCCCATTCACAAATGCACTCAACCCCACATAgatgtataaaaaaaaagaacttacacaattTCGTCGTTCTGGAACTCGAGCTCTCCGCAAGTGTCCTCAAagtcctccccaccacctctggcAGTCCCTTCGATGGTTTTATAGGGAACGATAACATTTCCTCGAGCTCCAGATGTTCTCAATACCTTCACCTCCATAATGCCAATGCTCTCGCTCACGTGAGTCACAGGTTCCTCAAAAGTAAAGATGCCAGCGTGGTCATCATCAAAGATAGTCACAGTGGCAGTGGAGGGAGAGCCGAGGCAAGCGAGTGTAGAAACATGATTGGCTTCCAGGATGCCATCTTCTGAGGCTTCGGAAGATACTTTAACGTTGCTCAGATGCACAAGGAAATTTTCATCCTCCTCAAAGATATCGTCATCAATGATGCCAACTCTGATTTCCTTCTGGGTCTCACCAGGCTTAAAGACCACAGTTCCTTCGGTAAATTCATAATCAGACCCAGCATTGGCTGTGCCATCTTCCGTTCTGAAGTCAACAAACACAGTGTTGGTCAAATCACCACCTCTGCGGAGAATGGTCAGGGCTACAGTACCACAGTTCTCCAGACACTGGTATGTCCCTTGTTCAAAGAAGATCTTACTAACAGGGTCGTTTTCAGCCACTTCAGTGTTGACCTCGTGCATGCTGACTGCCTTCCTTGCCTGGTCAGCTGCATGCCTCTTTAAAATGTTGCCAGCTCCAGTCATCAGGCGAGTAGCTTGGATGCGGTAAAATGCTCGACTTTTTTGCTGCTGACTTAGGACTTGGTAGTTAGCTAATTCTATTAATTGCTCTATTTCTTTCTCCGGATGTTTCTGCTTGAGCTCCTTCAGAATCCTAGCCATTTCTCGCCTGGCCTCTTCATCATCTTGGTCCCTCTCGTCAACCTCCAGAACCAGGGCACCATCTAAGAAATTGTCAACGTGGGAATTGACCACTTTCCCATCCATTTCAATTTCAGTCTTGGAAGATGGCCTGTCTCCTTCATGTTCAATAATCATTCCCCTCTGCTTGCCAGCCCGATACCTCTTGTAGACATACTTGTAAAACAGAAGCCTCCTATCTGCTACCCAAGCGAACACAACACAgatgggaaagaagaagaaagtaagcAAACCTTCCCACACCTCCACGACCCCAGGAGAGATGACAGACAAAATAATGTAAAGCCAAGTATAGGCAAAGATGCTCCAGGCTGCTGTCACAAAGAACACACGCAAATGCTTAATCTTCCTCGTCTCTCCATCTGGGACCACGTAAACACAAAGCGCGATAATGATGAACATATTGAATGCAGCACTTCCCACGATGGTGCTGGGACCTAGGTCTCCCGCAGTGAAGTTATGGCCACACACTTCAATTACCGAAAGGAGAATCTCTGGAGCAGAAGATCCCAGGGCCATCAAGGTCAGGTTCGAAACGGTCTCATTCCAGATCCTCACAGTGGTCTTGGTGGTCTCTCCATTGGGTTTCTTtatggttatttctttttcttgagacgTGATGACTTCTATAGAGGACATGAACCGGTCGGCAATGATAGAGACTCCGAGAAACATGTAGACCATGGCCACAAAATACACGGTAGCTCTAGCAATTTTGTCTCCAAAGGAAGGGTCTTGGGGCTCCCAAATGGGTAAAATCACCCCCTTCTTACAGTAATATGAGCCGGTACACTCGCCAGTTTCATTGCcttctccttccatttctgtgtcaGCACTTATAAGGTCCACATGGGAAAATAAGAGAGCCACGAAGGCTAACAGATGAAATCCCACCGAAAATGTAGGTGAGAGTCTTAATCGCAGCATGTTGTACAATGGTAGACTTCCAACTGTCCCAACCTACCAGTAGAAATAAGATGGAGGGagggtagggaaaaaaaaatcacactatcAGAGCCAGATCCAAAGCATGACTAATTActtacttttattacttttaccaatgatttgtttattttgggctACCATAACATCTATGGTGAATCATTATTCTAAGTATCCATCATTGATTAAGCAATCCTTTGTAAAACTCACAACTCAATCTCTCTGCTTTTCTACATGAAGCCTCCATTCCCGGAGCAATGTATACAATTGACTTCCTGGAAGTGAAAAGTTGAATTATAGGTTTGCCTTGTTGACTACATAGTTAGGCATACTAGCAGCCAAtaaggggcgggggcgggggaagaCTTCTGAAGCATTGAATAATTTTCTCCTTGTTGCGAATgcaggttttcttttaaattttggttacTATAATCACCTTCCAGAAATGGTTTCATTGCCAAAATCACCTTATTAAGACTGCTGTTCTAATGTTCAGACTCTAAAAACTTTACCAACACAAGGCCTCTCAATGATCTTAAATTCTGGAGCACACCTTACACTGCATTTTATGAAATCATGTCCTATGGCTCCAAGCTTACTTGGAAACACAGGGATATCTTCAAGGTTTCCCACAAAGTCAATGGTATTTGTACTTGAGAGGAAAAATATTCAGCTGTAATGCAGTATTTCTGCACATtaagtatagtttttaaaaacatattttgaggaGAGTACATTTCCTCCTAATTTTCAGCAAGCCCAGTTCCCCGGATACGTTAGCAGTTGGGCATCTGGTTCTTGAAGCACAGCTCTTCGAATCTGGGTACAGATCTCACTTTAGAATCTGCAGGCTGTCCGCAGCAGGAAAGGGAGATAACCAGGCCCGGGTCTAGTCGTGTGTTAAGGCTCTTGTCTGACAGGCTGTGAAATCAGCTTTCCTAGCCATAAAATGTTCCTTCTCGGTGTTGATGTCATCCTTTTCCATGGTCATTCGAAAACATATATTGGTTCTGCACAGGGTTCAAGTGACCAAAAAATCCAGGAGCAATAATTCCATCTAAATTAGCTCATGTGGCAGAACAACAGTGACCACAAAGTATATACATGATGAAGGGCTGTAAGTAATTAGAGATCTAGCAGCAGACTCGCTGAGCCACATAAAGCTTGATAAACAAAGCAAAGTTGTGGACTGGAAAACCATGGCACTAACCTCACCCACCAGCTCAGGCAAAACTCCACTTGGACCATACATCACCTCTGCCTCTAAGGCTTGGTTAGGTGCTGACATAGAGGAAGGTCTGGTCCAAGTCAGGGTAACTCTGGTCTGGAAGGCCAGTTATGACATCAGATACAGTGTTGGTAAGAAGGGGTCCTGAGTCAGAACATCACCTTGTGGCctgataaaaacttaaaagtggAGCTAGACTGGAGCTTTTCAGAGCCCGGGGCAGTCTAAGAGCCTCCCACACATTCATTTATATTCTCTGGCCTATGTTTGCTACTGATGGCATATAGTGGAAATTCACCGTGGCCCAGGAGAAACCCCCTGGCCCGGCACATTCTGGCAGACCCTCAGAGAGCCCACCGTTGCCAAAAAGCCCCTTTTCGCTCATCGTTATTGGGAGATAAGCTTTGACATTTTCCCCACACTAAAGACACAGCAGAGGGTCATGGTAGCAGAATTACATTCTACATAAAAggctgaaaaaagagaaaaagcatatttttaaaatatgcaagatTCACGGTCCGTGATTCTACTTGTTCGGTCATTATAGGGCTTGGGTAGGTTGTGCGATCGCCACTTAAAACAGGGAGACATTGAAGCAACCTGCAAGAGTAGTGGGAGATCTAGTTTAAATTCCCTTACGCAgccatttattccacaaatatttatgagtGCCACCTAGTACATGTTTTAGAATGACCTGCGGGGCTCTCTCCTAGGTCCTAAGAATTCATCaatgaattaaaagcaaaaaaaaaatacaaagtctcTGTCCTTGAAGACCTTATGTTCTATCAGggaggaaacaaataaataaatgtcagatGCTAAAAAGTGCTGgagaggtgggggcagaaagCAATATAAGTAGGACAGGGAGtccatgtgtgtgagagagtgtgtgagcgtaTACGTGAGTGTGTGTACGTAGCATACATGATTTTATATTGGATGGTTAAGAAAGGCATCCCTGATGAGATAACATTGGAGCTAAGTCCTGAAGGAAGTAAGGGACCCAGCCCTGTGGATATCTACAGGAGGAGAATTCCAAGTAAGTGCCAAGACCCTGTTGGGACTTTTCTTTGTGTAATCTAGGAGCCATAGAGGAACCAGTGTGACAAGAGGGCATGAGCAAGGGGAACAGGGCTCAGAAGCTGGGGACATAGTGGGAATGGATCAGGAAAGGAATGGAGTCCACCTTAAAGCACTGGCTTTGACCGTGAAAGAGATGGAAATCATGGGGAGGTTCTGATCAGAAGCGTGAGATCAGCTGATTTTCCTATTGCAAAGATCTTTCTGCTGGTTCCCTGAAGAATACAGTTATACGGACAGGCAAGAAACAAGGAGACCaggttttgtcttttatttaaaaatctgggggcacttgagtggctcagttggttaagctcctgacccttggttttggctcaggtcatgatctcacagttcatgagttccagccccacatctggatctgcactgacagatagatagatagatagatagataaataaataaaacttaaaaaaacaccctGAATTATAAATGATCCCAATGCCTGGCAGGTATAAAAAAGGATGCAATCAAGATTTCTAGTTTAAAACCTTTGGAAAATTTACAACTTAAAACGTCTTGGGAACCTGTGAAgatcag from Neofelis nebulosa isolate mNeoNeb1 chromosome 9, mNeoNeb1.pri, whole genome shotgun sequence includes these protein-coding regions:
- the SLC8A1 gene encoding sodium/calcium exchanger 1 isoform X8, which gives rise to MLRCWASRRPHPPGSAPRSSHLLVGTVGSLPLYNMLRLRLSPTFSVGFHLLAFVALLFSHVDLISADTEMEGEGNETGECTGSYYCKKGVILPIWEPQDPSFGDKIARATVYFVAMVYMFLGVSIIADRFMSSIEVITSQEKEITIKKPNGETTKTTVRIWNETVSNLTLMALGSSAPEILLSVIEVCGHNFTAGDLGPSTIVGSAAFNMFIIIALCVYVVPDGETRKIKHLRVFFVTAAWSIFAYTWLYIILSVISPGVVEVWEGLLTFFFFPICVVFAWVADRRLLFYKYVYKRYRAGKQRGMIIEHEGDRPSSKTEIEMDGKVVNSHVDNFLDGALVLEVDERDQDDEEARREMARILKELKQKHPEKEIEQLIELANYQVLSQQQKSRAFYRIQATRLMTGAGNILKRHAADQARKAVSMHEVNTEVAENDPVSKIFFEQGTYQCLENCGTVALTILRRGGDLTNTVFVDFRTEDGTANAGSDYEFTEGTVVFKPGETQKEIRVGIIDDDIFEEDENFLVHLSNVKVSSEASEDGILEANHVSTLACLGSPSTATVTIFDDDHAGIFTFEEPVTHVSESIGIMEVKVLRTSGARGNVIVPYKTIEGTARGGGEDFEDTCGELEFQNDEIVKIITIRIFDREEYEKECSFSLVLEEPKWIRRGMTGGFTITGQPVFRKVHAREHPIPSTVITFAEECDDKQPLTSKEEEERRIAEMGRPILGEHTKLEVIIEESYEFKSTVDKLIKKTNLALVVGTNSWREQFIEAITVSAGEDDDDDECGEEKLPSCFDYVMHFLTVFWKVLFAFVPPTEYWNGWACFIVSILMIGILTAFIGDLASHFGCTIGLKDSVTAVVFVALGTSVPDTFASKVAATQDQYADASIGNVTGSNAVNVFLGIGVAWSIAAIYHAANGEQFKVSPGTLAFSVTLFTIFAFINVGVLLYRRRPEIGGELGGPRTAKLLTSCLFVLLWLLYIFFSSLEAYCHIKGF